ACATTTAATGAAAGGCTTTAGCAACCTCGGGGTTGTCATTCCATTTACAAGTTTCCCTGGTATTCTCCTGCACCAGTGCAGACGCAGCAGCATTTACTCAGCTTCAGACCTGCTTGCAGAAGGCAGGCTTGCTTTCTGGTTGGTTGCCCATGGCTCTCAGTCGTTCGTGCTATCTTATGGCCTAGACTCTTTTATCACTAGTGGGCTCCGAGGTCTTCACGTCTGTAGGACTACCGGGCACATGTCCATTTGACTTTATCGGTAGGACAATCCGAGTTAGGATTCCAAGCAGCGTAGCGTCCTGGAGATGACTCGCGAATGCTGAGGTCGGTGTAGATCACTGGAGGGAGGAGGGTTCGTGACCTCGGCCCGTGGGAGTCCAGTCCGTGCTTACGCTTTGGCGCCCGGACCCTTCTGCTGCCCTGGACGGTCCTGGACGCCGCGGCGGAATTCCTCGGTGAAAGTGTCCTTGAACCTCGCGGCGCGGCGACCCAGGGAACCCGGGGGCTGATCCGCGAGGGCGCGCAGACGGCGGGCTGCATCGCGGCCGCGCAGTTGCAGCTGTAGCAGCGCGAAGGCTGTGAGTTGCGCCGCCCGCCGGATGGGCCGCGACTCGGACAGCCGCTCCACCAGCTGCGGGTTGTGCAGCAAGGCCGCCAGCAGTCGCCGGAAAACCATCGTTCTCCGAGCGGCCCGGAACCCGAGGCACGCTGTACTCGCCTTTTGGCCGGCCACGCCCCACGACGGACTAGCCGGCGCCGTATGATGACGACACAGCCGTACCAGGTTCTGTAGCACGCCGCCCGCATTTCCGtttccgccgccgccgccgccgccgccgcctagTTCTCCCGGCCGTAGCTGCGTCGTGTTTAGTGTTTCTGCATCATGTCGGGTGGCTTACTGAAGGCGCTGCGCAGCGACTCCTACGTGGAACTCAGCGAGTACCGGGACCAGCACTTCCGGGTGAGGCGGGCCGGGCCAAGAGAGGGGCAGCCCTTGGCTGGAATGCTGAGAAACGGTTTACACTTGTCTTACTGCGTCTTCCGTCCTGATCTGCTGGGGCCTAAAATGCGAATGGTGTTTGGATATCACTGAAGCCACTTTATCTCCCAGGGTATCTGAGACTTACTTTCACAGTTCCTTGCTGCCGCTGCGAGTACCAGCACCCAGGGAGGTGTGGCGGCGCCCCCTGTTTGATGGGCTTGTCTTGCTTGGGAAAAGGACTGTAATGAGGAGGTATCCCTGTGGCGGCTGACCACACACTAGAGCGGATTTTGTTTTTAGTCAGCTAAATACTGCCCTTTGGTACTTCGGTCCTTTATTCTGTAAGGCAGTCCTACAAAAAATTTGGCAGTAAGTGGGAGACTTAGAGTTGAGTCCTTTTTTGTGGCTGTCTGACTGGCATCGGGACAAGCCACAGGAGTCGCATTAAGGTTGTCGGGATGGCATAATCCAGTACAGCCAGTGACtaaagagaagccctgtctcgaaaaacaaacaaataaacaaaacaaaacaattcagtcaccctaattttaaaatgtttgctgtgtGTCTGTTATTAGTTTTACTTCTATCACTTTCTACAGTTCTCATTAAACAGTTCCACATCAATAACTAACCAGTTTGAATTTAAAGTACACTGTAAGATTAAAACCAGGGGAGTAGTCATTCATTTGCTGTCAAAAGCCTGTAActcggagctggagagatggctcagcagttaggagcactgactgcttttctagaggtcctgagttcaattcccagcgaccacatggtggctcacaaccatttgtaatgggacctgatgccctcttctggtgtttctgaagacagctatagtgtactcatatacataaaaagccTGTAACTCTCTTCAGATAGTAATAGTTCTGTCATGTGTATTTTCTAGTGTATTCTAAATGCAATGTGTCAGTGCTGTGTTAAGTGTGAAATTAAGTTACAGTGAAGTTATAGACTTTGTATTTTACTCGTATATGAGGAAAGAGCAGAAAAGAGCAGCAGTACAAAGTGCATCcgatagccaggtgtggtgctggaCATCTGTATCccagcaggaagatcacaagtttgagatcagcctgacgATGAAAAACAAACGTTTCCTCTAAAGCCTTGTTTTTACCACAGTGTCTATTGGTCGATAGACTTCACCTGTTCAGTCCTTAGCAGTCTTAAGACAGTGTGGCAGTGAGAATAAGaccagagttttgttttattttatttatttattattatttttttaacttttttttttttttttttttttttttttttttttttgagacagggtttctctgtatggccctggctgtcctgaaactcactctgtagactgggctggactcaaactcagaaatcctcctgtctctgcctcccaagtgctgggattaaaggcgtgtattattattattattattattattattattattattattattattattttgttgttgtttgaaataAGGTCTTACTATATTGCCTtggctgacatggaactcacCACATaaaacaggctggctttgaacttaacagaggtccacctgcttctgcctcccaagtgttgggattaaaggagtgcaccaccatgtTTAGTCCAAGAGTGAATTTGAATTCTGACTGAAGCCACTATATAGTGTTTCCCCCTAGGTGACTCAACTGTTTTTTCTCAtgtgtaaaatgggaataatacATCAGAACCTACCTCATATAGTTCTTAGGATGAAATAAAACTCTCAAGACCTGCAGTCCTTTGAGCTTCTCCAGGGGCAGACAGAATTACTATTTTCTTGTGTATAGCTGCATGTGTGTCCCAGCACCCGAATGATGTCTtgcaacatctgtaactccagttccaggggattggaTACCCTATTCTGGTCTCTGAAAGCACTAGGgttgtacatggtgcacagaca
This genomic window from Mastomys coucha isolate ucsf_1 unplaced genomic scaffold, UCSF_Mcou_1 pScaffold12, whole genome shotgun sequence contains:
- the Ncbp2as2 gene encoding protein NCBP2AS2 translates to MVFRRLLAALLHNPQLVERLSESRPIRRAAQLTAFALLQLQLRGRDAARRLRALADQPPGSLGRRAARFKDTFTEEFRRGVQDRPGQQKGPGAKA